Proteins encoded in a region of the Melospiza georgiana isolate bMelGeo1 chromosome 2, bMelGeo1.pri, whole genome shotgun sequence genome:
- the CD47 gene encoding leukocyte surface antigen CD47 isoform X2: MWLLAASVLLGALRAGSAQLTLSGTSIIEKNDCNRTVVLPCYATNLIQNSEKFMFVTWTSQGVIIFSYHGGTKNINRHPSFSSARLLSPSELIKGVASLAISSRQAVVGNYSCKVTESNREGKIRMQLVNSSGSWFLLMEKAVIISLVCFLVILCAAQLTFIGLKYEIESQRKVCTIVALVIVAVLVGVGAALFMQDGYTVQNQAGLGLLVIPAVILVPLQYIMFGIVFDSLLQATLALIGLKLLGFIIAIVGFALCVSACPPLHGSVLIAGSAIMAIASLLSLAYVLIMGSRMKDHPRPGNRRAM; encoded by the exons ATGTGGCTGCTGGCCGCCTCCGTGCTGCTCGGTGCCCTGCGCGCAG GTTCTGCCCAGTTGACACTTTCTGGGACGAGTATTATAGAAAAAAATGACTGTAATAGAACCGTAGTTTTGCCTTGTTACGCGACTAATCTAATCCAGAACAGTGAAAAATTCATGTTTGTTACATGGACAAGTCAAGGAgttataattttttcttatcaTGGAGGAACCAAGAACATTAATCGTCATCCCTCATTTTCGTCTGCAAGACTTCTATCCCCGTCGGAATTAATCAAGGGTGTGGCCTCGCTGGCGATTAGCAGTCGACAAGCAGTTGTTGGAAATTACAGCTGTAAAGTAACAGAAtcaaacagagaaggaaaaataagaatGCAGCTTGTAAACAGCTCAG GATCATGGTTCCTTCTAATGGAGAAGGCTGTCATCATATCATTGGTGTGCTTCCTTGTTATTTTATGTGCAGCTCAGTTAACTTTTATTG GCTTAAAATATGAAATTGAATCTCAGAGGAAAGTGTGCACTATTGTAGCACTTGTCATCGTTGCAGTTTTAGTTGGTGTAGGTGCTGCTCTCTTTATGCAAG ATGGCTATACTGTACAGAATCAGGCTGGTCTTGGCCTCCTTGTAATCCCTGCTGTGATTTTGGTACCGCTTCAGTACATCATGTTTGGAATTG tttttgaCAGTCTGCTGCAGGCAACATTGGCTCTGATAGGTTTAAAACTTCTTGGATTTATAATTGCTATAGTTGGTTTTGCACTGTGTGTCTCAG CCTGTCCTCCATTACACGGGTCTGTTCTGATTGCTGGCTCAGCTATTATGGCTATTGCAAGTTTGCTTAGTCTGGCTTACGTGTTAATTATGG gTTCCAGAATGAAAGATCATCCTCGTCCGGGG
- the CD47 gene encoding leukocyte surface antigen CD47 isoform X1 produces MWLLAASVLLGALRAGSAQLTLSGTSIIEKNDCNRTVVLPCYATNLIQNSEKFMFVTWTSQGVIIFSYHGGTKNINRHPSFSSARLLSPSELIKGVASLAISSRQAVVGNYSCKVTESNREGKIRMQLVNSSGSWFLLMEKAVIISLVCFLVILCAAQLTFIGLKYEIESQRKVCTIVALVIVAVLVGVGAALFMQDGYTVQNQAGLGLLVIPAVILVPLQYIMFGIVFDSLLQATLALIGLKLLGFIIAIVGFALCVSACPPLHGSVLIAGSAIMAIASLLSLAYVLIMGSRMKDHPRPGKAVEEPLNDAKGVMLE; encoded by the exons ATGTGGCTGCTGGCCGCCTCCGTGCTGCTCGGTGCCCTGCGCGCAG GTTCTGCCCAGTTGACACTTTCTGGGACGAGTATTATAGAAAAAAATGACTGTAATAGAACCGTAGTTTTGCCTTGTTACGCGACTAATCTAATCCAGAACAGTGAAAAATTCATGTTTGTTACATGGACAAGTCAAGGAgttataattttttcttatcaTGGAGGAACCAAGAACATTAATCGTCATCCCTCATTTTCGTCTGCAAGACTTCTATCCCCGTCGGAATTAATCAAGGGTGTGGCCTCGCTGGCGATTAGCAGTCGACAAGCAGTTGTTGGAAATTACAGCTGTAAAGTAACAGAAtcaaacagagaaggaaaaataagaatGCAGCTTGTAAACAGCTCAG GATCATGGTTCCTTCTAATGGAGAAGGCTGTCATCATATCATTGGTGTGCTTCCTTGTTATTTTATGTGCAGCTCAGTTAACTTTTATTG GCTTAAAATATGAAATTGAATCTCAGAGGAAAGTGTGCACTATTGTAGCACTTGTCATCGTTGCAGTTTTAGTTGGTGTAGGTGCTGCTCTCTTTATGCAAG ATGGCTATACTGTACAGAATCAGGCTGGTCTTGGCCTCCTTGTAATCCCTGCTGTGATTTTGGTACCGCTTCAGTACATCATGTTTGGAATTG tttttgaCAGTCTGCTGCAGGCAACATTGGCTCTGATAGGTTTAAAACTTCTTGGATTTATAATTGCTATAGTTGGTTTTGCACTGTGTGTCTCAG CCTGTCCTCCATTACACGGGTCTGTTCTGATTGCTGGCTCAGCTATTATGGCTATTGCAAGTTTGCTTAGTCTGGCTTACGTGTTAATTATGG gTTCCAGAATGAAAGATCATCCTCGTCCGGGG